From a single Epinephelus fuscoguttatus linkage group LG18, E.fuscoguttatus.final_Chr_v1 genomic region:
- the dnajc25 gene encoding dnaJ homolog subfamily C member 25 yields MAAPTERCRGGGGGGGGLAGCPRTARPWWRLAVLLFSVSSLPAVTALVEGLYCGTEVCYDVLGVTREAAKADIARAYRQLARRYHPDRFRVGEPGMEGETMESAQKKFLLVATAYETLKDEDTRRDYDYMLDHPEEYYQHYYAYYRRQLTPKVDVRVVILVTICAISIFQYYSWHSSYNEAINYLVTVPKYRIQATEIAKQQGLLNRTKEKGKNRRSKEEIREQEEEVIRDIIKNKIDIKGGYQKPNLSDILLCQIVLFPYYLTNYVTWYVSWIYRFTICREEYGDEEKLYIIRRYMKMSQSQFDSLDENTKQTFMEKQLWIKENFEVHRKEQEEEMKVKMATDPRMKRYRRWMKNEGPGRLTFIDD; encoded by the exons ATGGCTGCGCCCACGGAGCGGTGCCGCGGCGGTGGCGGAGGCGGAGGAGGGTTAGCTGGCTGTCCGCGGACGGCGAGGCCTTGGTGGCGGCTCGCGGTGCTCCTGTTCTCCGTGTCGTCCCTCCCGGCGGTCACCGCGCTGGTGGAGGGCCTCTACTGCGGCACCGAGGTCTGCTACGATGTGCTCGGCGTCACCAGGGAGGCCGCCAAGGCTGACATCGCCCGGGCTTACCGGCAGCTGGCCCGCCGGTACCATCCGGACCGGTTCAGGGTGGGAGAGCCCGGCATGGAGGGAGAGACCATGGAGTCCGCACAGAAGAAGTTCCTGTTGGTCGCCACCGCGTACGAGACGTTAAAG gatgAGGACACTCGGCGGGACTACGACTACATGCTGGACCACCCTGAGGAGTACTACCAGCACTACTACGCCTACTACCGCCGACAGCTCACACCCAAAGTGGACGTCAGGGTCGTCATCCTGGTCACCATCTGTGCCATCTCCATCTTTCAG TACTACAGTTGGCACAGCAGCTACAACGAGGCCATCAACTACCTGGTGACGGTCCCCAAGTACCGAATCCAGGCCACGGAGATCGCCAAGCAGCAGGGGCTCCTCAACCGCACCAAGGAGAAGGGCAAGAACCGCCGCTCCAAGGAGGAGATCCGGGAGCAGGAGGAAGAAGTGATCCGCGACATCATCAAAAACAAGATCGACATCAAAGGAGGCTACCAGAAGCCTAACCTGTCGGACATCCTGCTGTGTCAGATCGTCCTCTTCCCCTACTACCTGACCAACTACGTGACCTGGTACGTCTCCTGGATTTACCGCTTCACCATCTGCAGGGAGGAGTACGGAGATGAGGAGAAGCTCTACATCATCAG GAGATACATGAAGATGTCTCAGTCTCAGTTCGACAGTCTGGATGAAAACACCAAACAGACATTCATGGAAAAACAGCTGTGGATCAAAGAAAACTTCGAG GTGCATAgaaaggagcaggaggaggagatgaaggtgAAGATGGCGACTGACCCGAGGATGAAAAGGTACCGCCGCTGGATGAAGAACGAGGGGCCGGGCCGGCTTACGTTCATCGACGACTGA